CTGATGCAGTTATTGATTGGTCCATCAATGAAAACAATGAAATCGTAATAAAACCAAGAAAAAGGGTAAGTTTAGAAGATGTAATAGGAATAATTGAAGATGATGATCCAAGAAACGCAGTTGAACTAAAAAGGAGCTTGTACAAATGAGCAAACTGTTAATCGATTCATCATTTATCATTGCATTGTTTAGAAGAAATGATGGGCTTCACCAAAAGGCAATTGAAAACAAGGACATACTAAATAACCATGAATGCTACATTACTGACGGGATATTGGCTGAAGTAATAACAATTATTGGGCAAAAAACTAAAGATATTGTATTGGTTAGAATAATTTACAATTATCTAAAGGACAATTTCACCATTCTTCATGAAAGTGAAATCAACATGTACAATGACAATGTATTTACTATTTTTGAAAAATACAACAAAAATAAATTTAAATTAGGTTTTATAGATTGCTCACAAGTCATAATATTTAATCATTATAATTTGGATTATGTAGTCAATTTGGATAAAGGATTTAGACTTTTTGAAGAAATAGAATTAA
The Methanobrevibacter oralis genome window above contains:
- a CDS encoding PIN domain-containing protein — translated: MSKLLIDSSFIIALFRRNDGLHQKAIENKDILNNHECYITDGILAEVITIIGQKTKDIVLVRIIYNYLKDNFTILHESEINMYNDNVFTIFEKYNKNKFKLGFIDCSQVIIFNHYNLDYVVNLDKGFRLFEEIELKDLSE